Part of the Vibrio sp. SCSIO 43137 genome, CGGTATATAACTGTCGGCAGTTAAGAACCGGCCGATAACCGGATCATACAGTCGCGCATTCATATTAATCAGATTACTGCTGTAACCGACATTTTCATGGCCGGTAAAACCACGTAATTCTTTATTAATAAACATTGGCGGCGATTGCAGTTCAACAGAGGCCAGTAACTCACCAAATGGCGTGTAGCCCCGTTCTATCTGAACCTGTCCGTTAGGATCCGTGACAAGATCAGTGGTTTCCAACGCATCCCGGTGGAAATAAGCGGTACGGTCGATCTGCTTCTCTTCTTCTATCAGGGTCTTAACATGCTCAGCCACTGCATTTTTATCTGCAATGATACGGTGACGCATCTTGGTGATCTTTTTGCCTTTCTTATCAGTGAAAATCTCCAGTTGATATTCAGGGCTAATGTAGTAAGTGGTGATGCCGTCAGCGATTTGCTTAACGCGCTCTCTCTCACTGCCATACTGATATCGCACTGCAGTGCCGTTATCTTTGAGGTGCGCGACTTTATTAAAGGAGTTCCATGTAAGGGTGCGTCCACGCCCTGTTAGCATATTGCCATTGGCATCATAGCTATAGCCTCTGGATAAGCGGCCATTAGGACTGACATCAAAACTGCCCTGACCGGTCTTATAAGTAAGGTTGCCATAAATATCGTAACGATAGTCCCGCTGAGCAGAGATTAGCTTTTTAGTATCACTAAAGTTCCATTGGATCAGACGATCAAAATCGTCATAACGGTAATACTCTTGCTGATCACGAATAACACTAACCTTACTTAAAACGTTACTGCGTGCATCATAGGTATAGTTAATATCACGAAGGTACTTGTCGCCTAATCCGGTAGTAATACGACGTATGGTTCCACGGGAACGATCAATATCGCGCCTTGTCAGTAAGCCATTGCCAAATAACTCGCCACCGATACGGCCAAAATTATCCCGGCTGGTTGCAAGCCAAATAATTTCTGCCTTTTCATCCTTTAGGCGCTGATCCATAATTTCCGTAAGTTCAGCTTCCGCGGTCACCAAATCATCAAGTTCATCAGTAAATTTGGATAACATCTCCGTTTGCAGCCTTGCCAGATCAGCATTTTTCTGTGCCTGAGCGATCATCGCTTCAGCTTTTTGTTTTGCCTCACCGGATAACTGCTGATAGTGGTTTGACTGCTTCTGTTTCTGTTCTGCCTCGGTTCTTTGCTTATCCGAAATTGCCTGATAATGATTAGCCCACTGCTTATATACCTGTGACACATTAACACTCGCTTTCGGCCCGTAAGAACAAGATGTAATTCCTTTCCAGTTAGTACAGCGATGGGTCTTCACCATCCACAGTGGTACTTTAGCGGTAAGATATTCTCTCTTTTTGCAGTTGCCTTTCCAGCTTTTTTTTACACAACGGTCATACTTGTAATACGCTACACCATTTTGTGTCTTATAGTGCTTAAGCACCCGATTACCGAGTTGTTTCAGGTAAATTTTTGCTTTGTTTTTATACTCCTCTGCCTGTGCGCTATTGATACCGGCACTTCTAAATAGTGATTGAGCGCCAGCACTTAATTGATTTGCCTGTGTTTGATAGTTGTTGCTTTGAGTAAATAACTGTTCCGCTGCCTGACGAAGACGTTCAGACTCTTCAAGGTAAAACTGGGCACTTTTCTCCAGCTCGTAAGCTTTTGCTTCCAGTTCGGTAATACGTTCAGAAGTTTCCTTTAACGCTTTTTCAATTTGCAGATACTGACTATCCCAGATATCAGAGTATGGGATGCTGGTACGTTGCAAAAGACCGTTAATATCGTAGTCCTTATCCAGATTTAATCCTGAAGGAAAAGTCACCCGGCTAAGACGCCCCTGCTCGTTATACTGATAATGGGTGGTATAGGCGTTACCATCTATTTTCAGGGTCATAGACATGGTTCTGCCCAGCTTATCGTAGGTATAACTGCGTTTAGCATTGCTAGTGGCGGCACTGTCCAGTCCGCCTTTTAACGTCTGATCGTATTGCCATTTATTACTGCCGTCAGGCCGCACTTCAGCCGTTTTACGACCTAGCGCGTCATAGCTAAACGTGGTGCGCTGACCTTTAGCATCCTGTTGCCAGACTAACTCTCCCCACGCGTTATAGCCATATATCCACTTACCCATGGCAGGGTCGTTCATTGAGGTTTTATAGCCTAGCTTGTTATAGCTAAGCTCAGTTATCAGTCCGTTAGTATCGGTTTTAGTCAGGTTACCTACTGCATCATAGTAAAAACGCACCGTAGACTGATCATTTTCAGTGTTCTTAATGGTTTGTCCCAATCCGTTTTTCTGTTCAAACTTCTTAAAGTTACCCGGGCCGGTAATGGTGGCTGTCAGCCCTTGATAACTCATCCGCGAAACCAGATTTCCCGAGTCCTGTGTAGGCTGGGTTTGTGTAACAGGGCGCCCCAGATCATCAAAAGAGGTTTGTATCCAGTAGGTAAGGTTTGCTACAGCGTCATTTTCAAAGAAAGGAATGGTTTCACCTGCAAGCCGGCCGTTTGCATCATAGGCTTTATCGACAACAACTGTTTTGCCAAAGCCATCAAGTTGCGTGTTGCGCACCTCACGACCCAGTTGATCGAAATAGGTTACTGACACTGCTCCCTGAGAGCTTTGCGTGGTTACCATAAACACACTCCGGTCACCCAAAGTCAATCCATATTGATCTAAACCGGCATCTGCTCCGTCACTCCACTCATATACCTGTGCGATCCAGTTACCGTCGGGCCGTATTTTTTTAACTTCCCGGCAGTAATCATCATACTTAAAACGGGTCACCAAGCTGTTAGCATCCGTTACTGTTTCTGGCAGACCACAACGTGAATCGTAACTAGTCTGAACCGAATGACCGAGAGCATTAGTGTGTTTTATCACCTTGCCATAGGCATCATAAGTGGTGGCTGATTGTCTGGTTTCACCACTGCCCGAGGTCTGTTCCGAAATTCTGAACCCATTTGAGTTGTATCCAAACCGGGTGCTGAGAGACAGTTCATGACCCGGTTCCAGCACCTGTTCCAGTAAGGCACCGTTATTCAGGTTGTAAGTAAATGTAGTACGCCTTGTCTGACTATCGTGACCATTCGATTTGGTTACCGAGATTTCAATAGGTTTGCCAATCAGCCACTGCTGAGAGTTATGTTGGAAACGTGTATTGGTTACTTCTGTAAATTTGTCACCATTGCCGTCCTGAATCGTTTTAGTTACTGTTCCCGGGTAGTTAAGTAGATCATAACGACTGTATTGTGTGGTAGTACTGGTTAACAGCTTGGCTGATAAATCCCAGTTAGTTTCCCTCTGTTCTGTAAGGCGTGGCCATTTTTTACCCGACACAGGCGCATTTACTTGCTGATAATCAAACTCACTTTGTGACACAGTTTTATCTTTTATCTTTGTCACTGTTTTGGCTATATAAGGCGTCCAGTCACTATGATAGGCAGTTACAGACGTTGTCACTCTATGACTGGCAATATCTGTGGTCTGAATTTCACCGAAGCCGAGTAAACCTCTCTTTTTATGAGCGTAATATCCTTTATAGAAGTACTCTGTACGATTAACTCCGCCGATACCATTGCTCTGGCTTAGGGCTTGAACCACTTTAAAGTTAGGGGTTAGGTTTATCAGACCTGATGGTGCAGTTGCACCTCGGAATATGTTTCTATCCCCTGTCATGCCATACTCATACTCGCTCTTTACTCCCAATCCTGATGTCACCGACTTGAGCAGAGCTATCGGTTCCACTTCATTTGCCAGACAAGTTAACCCCTCCAGCGAACGGTAGCAGTCATCAAGCAAGCCGTCTCCGTTTATATCAGCACCTTTTTTATACGGTCCGTAAACACTGTTGACGGCAAGAGAATAAACGGTGGTTTTAATGCCAAAAATCTTTTTAATCCGGTTTCCTGAGAAACTCATTTTGTCTCTCACCATCTCAAGGTCGGCATTAATATCAGTCAGAATTTCCACCTTATTAAAGTGGCTACCGGTACCATATGCACAATAAATACGTTCACCGGCGATATAACAAAAGTCCGCAAGGCCGTCTCTGTTCCGATCAGAAAGCATAATAGAAGCTTCTACCTGAGCAACATTGTTTTCCTTATCATTGGTAATTTCAAAATGATCCTTGCCTAAAGCCAGCCACACTTTTGCCGGCAAGAATGTATTGCCGGTATTTTGATGACACAGGTAACTATTGCTGTTTCGATAACAAAGCTCTGGTAAGTCATCTCCCGTAATATCGACAAGATTAAAGGTTCTTTGTAGTTGTTCGACCGTTTTAATGTCTCGTTGATGAGCGTCTTTACCCGGCGAGTTTGAATTACTGTTTTTCAGACCTATGGGAAGGTTGTCTGCCCAACGTTGAGAACGTCGGAAAGAAAGCTGACCGTCTGATGCTCTCCCTAGCGAACAGTAAAAATTGCCGTCGAGTTTTGCGCCACACAAGTCAACAAAGCCATCGTTATTGATGTCAACAAAACGGCTTTCCGGCATTTTTGCAGAAGATAGTTTAGCTTGATTATAGCCCTGTGAATTAGGCTTATAGGATTTCTCCAACGGGTAACCATGATTAATCAGTTGATAATCATTGGAAAAGCCACTGCCGTTGTTGTTTGCACAGACAACACGCTCGGGTTCCACACGACAGACATCCACTAACCCATCATTATTACTATCCAGCAAGCGTACCGCCTGCTCAATGGTGTAGTTGCGACTCCAGTAACGGCCAGCTTCAAAGGTTTGTCCATTATTGTTTAACGCGCAGAAAAAGCCTAACTGGTTAAAAGCGCAAACATCCTGATAGCTGTCATCGTTTATATCGAGTAAGTTCATCGACGCATAATCTTCAGTCTCTTTCCAGGCATTACCCTGAAAATCATCGCTCCACTTTGTTACTCTGCCATAGCGGTTGCCGCCCTGATTTAGCCCGCAATAGAGCCCGTCTTTCAGGTAACAAATGTCACTCAAACCATCGCGATTAATGTCTCCGGCAATAAAACCTTTAAAGTCATCCAGCTTAAATAAGGTTTTCTGTTCTATTTCGCTGTTGGCATAAGGATTAGTCAGCCACTCAAAGGTATGGGGCGGCATACACTCGCCTTTTGAGCCACAAACACGCACGCTATCCAGCCGAGTCAGCGGCATGCCCTTAAGTTTTGCCTGTCCGTATTTGATCTCCAGCTTGCGCAGGGTAGTGTTATTTCTTTGGATTTGAATAGTATCCAGCTTTTGAGCCAGTACTTGTTTATGGCCATACCGGTAGGCGGTAAGTTTGTCAGTGCGGCCGGAATAGTTAAAACCCACCTTTACATCAGCGTATTTAATATTATCCAGATAATGTTGCCCCTGATTAATGCGATAACTATAAATAATACGGTTATTGAACCTGTCAGACTGTTCAGAGATAAACCACTCAAGTCCATGACCATCCACAGAGAATAGTGCATTATCTGCGGAGCCATAGCGGGTGATATAACCGTCAGACGAATATATTGTCCAGCTTTGCGGTCCTGAGGATAAATGACCGTTGGCTACGATTTTGCTTTGCCAGTTTCCTTTGGTGCGATACTCGCTACCACTCTGACCCAACTTGCCTGAAATTAAAAACAGTCTTTGACCGTCTAAACAGTAAACATCACTATCATCAAATCTTAAGCCACTGCTAACGCCGTCATCTTGCTTATTCCTGCTACAACGTGCAATTCCGGATAAGCCACCTAGCTACACACCTAGCCCCAAAGGGCCATTTTGGGAACCTTGCTGATAACGGATCGATAGAGCAGGAGTCAAATCATTAACTCCGGCAGGAAGTTGCAGGTCAATCCGGTAGCCTGATTTTCCCTGAGACACAAATGCGTTGCCGGTTAGCTCCCCGACAGATTCAGACATGGCGGAAAACGAAACGTTAGACAGCATCAATAAAGATACTCCTGATACTAAAATACGCTTTACTTTCATCACAATGACTCCTTATTGCTGCCCAGATTGTTAAATCTGCGTTCAATATCAATAAGTTGTTTTTCTACTTCAACGATCTGCTCTTCTATCGCTTCGACTTGAGGGGAAGGATTATCTGGCGCAAGCAAAACCGGAGAGTAACTCACCTCAATGCCTTGCTCTTCAAGCTCAGATAAAATCATGCTGGCTTCAGCAAGAACCAGTTCCGGCGATTTATGACGGGACAGTGCTATCGAAGTTTCTTTGTCCAGTTTGCGTTTTGCCTGTTCAATCTCCTGATTGAGTAGCTGCAAATCTGCCAGCATCTGCGCTTCAATACGCTCACTTTGAGTCTCAAACTTCTGTCCAGAAACAGGGCTGATTTCCGATGTGTATTTCGGTGGGGTTTGATCCTCTGAAGAAGGTGATTCATACCCGGACATTGGATTTGTAGCAGAGGGCTGGTCATAATTAAGCGCAACGAACCCAATCGCCACTACAAAGAAAAAGCCAGCAATAACCGTTAACCAGGATTTCGTCATGATGTATCCCCCTTTCTGTTCAGTAAGCCTTTAATGACCGCTTACTCTTTGCGATAAATAAATTAATAAGTTCGTACCTGTTCAGTGTGTAGAGCAGCAGTAACACGACTGCCGAAAGCCACAACAACCACTGATGTCCATAGCGTGTGTAAAAGGTTTGTTTCTGCACCAGAGGCACCACGACATCTAATACCTGTGTTTTTGCTGTCGTAACCTGAGAAACAACTTCTCCGTCTGGCCCGATAAGAGCGGTGAAGCCTTGATTTGTTGAGTTCACAATAGCCTTACCCACTTCCGCTGCCCTTACACGGGCCAAACGAAGCAAAAACCTCTTAACCCACGGGGTATGAGTCCACTCAACATCACTTAGTAACAAGGCAACATTTCCGGAATCTAGTTTTGAGGTAAAGGCATCTGAGTAGAGGGCTTCGTAGCAAACGGCCAACACCGCGTTAAGGTCGCCTATAACATGTTCGTTTCTGGTGTTTGCAATAACTTGTATATCTCCGCCTCTCGACAGAGTTACCCTTTCTATCCAGTCAACAAACCAAGCAGGCCGGTACTCGCCAAACGGAACCAGGCGCTGTTTGTAGTAAATAGGTTTTGAGTGGCCACTTTGATAAATGACGTTTTGCAGATGCTGACCGTTTCTGGCCTGACCGCCCCATATTGCCGTTACGTTTTTATCATCAAGCTTTTGCAGCCCTTGCTGTACAAATGGTGCAATTTCTTCATACGGCATTGACATAGAAGATTCCGGCCAGATAGCAATGTCTACCCGGGGAGCCTGCAATGAAAGGGAGATATAGCGCTGTACCCGCTCAATAACGTCGTTTTGCGACAGCTTATGAGTACCGGCAAAGTTGCCATGTATTATTCGTACCTTTACCTGATCAGGAGCTTGTTCAGATATACCCGCTAACTGAGCCACTTTATCCAGAACGAATACCGCAAAAACAGCAATGAGCAGAGTAGTTGCAGAGCGAACTAAACAGCGATGGTTGACACAGAACCACACAAGCAAACCAGCAAAAACATATACGATGAAACTGACGCCAAAAGCGCCCACAACGCTTAGCCAGCCAGATAGACCAAAGTCCAGAGCAAGAAAGCCGGGGTGAAGCCAGGAAAAGGAAAAAGCACTCTGTTCTCTCAGAATATCGATGGATACCAAAATAAACGGAACAGCAATAAGTGTCCGATTTGAACTGAGTTTGAATGAAGCAAGAGGAACAATAACAAAGCTTAT contains:
- a CDS encoding RHS repeat-associated core domain-containing protein, with translation MGQSGSEYRTKGNWQSKIVANGHLSSGPQSWTIYSSDGYITRYGSADNALFSVDGHGLEWFISEQSDRFNNRIIYSYRINQGQHYLDNIKYADVKVGFNYSGRTDKLTAYRYGHKQVLAQKLDTIQIQRNNTTLRKLEIKYGQAKLKGMPLTRLDSVRVCGSKGECMPPHTFEWLTNPYANSEIEQKTLFKLDDFKGFIAGDINRDGLSDICYLKDGLYCGLNQGGNRYGRVTKWSDDFQGNAWKETEDYASMNLLDINDDSYQDVCAFNQLGFFCALNNNGQTFEAGRYWSRNYTIEQAVRLLDSNNDGLVDVCRVEPERVVCANNNGSGFSNDYQLINHGYPLEKSYKPNSQGYNQAKLSSAKMPESRFVDINNDGFVDLCGAKLDGNFYCSLGRASDGQLSFRRSQRWADNLPIGLKNSNSNSPGKDAHQRDIKTVEQLQRTFNLVDITGDDLPELCYRNSNSYLCHQNTGNTFLPAKVWLALGKDHFEITNDKENNVAQVEASIMLSDRNRDGLADFCYIAGERIYCAYGTGSHFNKVEILTDINADLEMVRDKMSFSGNRIKKIFGIKTTVYSLAVNSVYGPYKKGADINGDGLLDDCYRSLEGLTCLANEVEPIALLKSVTSGLGVKSEYEYGMTGDRNIFRGATAPSGLINLTPNFKVVQALSQSNGIGGVNRTEYFYKGYYAHKKRGLLGFGEIQTTDIASHRVTTSVTAYHSDWTPYIAKTVTKIKDKTVSQSEFDYQQVNAPVSGKKWPRLTEQRETNWDLSAKLLTSTTTQYSRYDLLNYPGTVTKTIQDGNGDKFTEVTNTRFQHNSQQWLIGKPIEISVTKSNGHDSQTRRTTFTYNLNNGALLEQVLEPGHELSLSTRFGYNSNGFRISEQTSGSGETRQSATTYDAYGKVIKHTNALGHSVQTSYDSRCGLPETVTDANSLVTRFKYDDYCREVKKIRPDGNWIAQVYEWSDGADAGLDQYGLTLGDRSVFMVTTQSSQGAVSVTYFDQLGREVRNTQLDGFGKTVVVDKAYDANGRLAGETIPFFENDAVANLTYWIQTSFDDLGRPVTQTQPTQDSGNLVSRMSYQGLTATITGPGNFKKFEQKNGLGQTIKNTENDQSTVRFYYDAVGNLTKTDTNGLITELSYNKLGYKTSMNDPAMGKWIYGYNAWGELVWQQDAKGQRTTFSYDALGRKTAEVRPDGSNKWQYDQTLKGGLDSAATSNAKRSYTYDKLGRTMSMTLKIDGNAYTTHYQYNEQGRLSRVTFPSGLNLDKDYDINGLLQRTSIPYSDIWDSQYLQIEKALKETSERITELEAKAYELEKSAQFYLEESERLRQAAEQLFTQSNNYQTQANQLSAGAQSLFRSAGINSAQAEEYKNKAKIYLKQLGNRVLKHYKTQNGVAYYKYDRCVKKSWKGNCKKREYLTAKVPLWMVKTHRCTNWKGITSCSYGPKASVNVSQVYKQWANHYQAISDKQRTEAEQKQKQSNHYQQLSGEAKQKAEAMIAQAQKNADLARLQTEMLSKFTDELDDLVTAEAELTEIMDQRLKDEKAEIIWLATSRDNFGRIGGELFGNGLLTRRDIDRSRGTIRRITTGLGDKYLRDINYTYDARSNVLSKVSVIRDQQEYYRYDDFDRLIQWNFSDTKKLISAQRDYRYDIYGNLTYKTGQGSFDVSPNGRLSRGYSYDANGNMLTGRGRTLTWNSFNKVAHLKDNGTAVRYQYGSERERVKQIADGITTYYISPEYQLEIFTDKKGKKITKMRHRIIADKNAVAEHVKTLIEEEKQIDRTAYFHRDALETTDLVTDPNGQVQIERGYTPFGELLASVELQSPPMFINKELRGFTGHENVGYSSNLINMNARLYDPVIGRFLTADSYIPEPGYSQSYNRYAYVLNNPVKFNDPTGHVWGWFIAGLTIFVVSQTFDDPAIQKVGAIVGSVMMAYGAGGFYTGLSEHAQIAAAGATTSFTTNYVMTGDFACAAEAGAMGGMSALVTYGVAHGATGGTSPFGDALPLAHGVVQGGFHEMRGGSFKQGFIAGVIGKMGGSLVHNGDNTLTLMEGGGLVIVSAVAAAASGANSQDAVLRTAVSVVMIYLYNDNQSDTHSSRSEMAKRSDGVWQHRDNVALTAAGLNPDTSYGCSVYETVTCSIAGTIFGKGGNEVTEALNNVYSNGKTLMDLKDLPVPKQYDAGIYIYTFFERYQNNKEYCIVMCEQQSFQRNMNE
- the lnt gene encoding apolipoprotein N-acyltransferase, whose product is MWWLGIIAGVANALSYRLESIGLLVVLASFFLIFLAHLRFVSLTGQCTLWFLFGLGYYLTSLFWVNGYLAYEYGDASWIRWGLWPLIILILSISFVIVPLASFKLSSNRTLIAVPFILVSIDILREQSAFSFSWLHPGFLALDFGLSGWLSVVGAFGVSFIVYVFAGLLVWFCVNHRCLVRSATTLLIAVFAVFVLDKVAQLAGISEQAPDQVKVRIIHGNFAGTHKLSQNDVIERVQRYISLSLQAPRVDIAIWPESSMSMPYEEIAPFVQQGLQKLDDKNVTAIWGGQARNGQHLQNVIYQSGHSKPIYYKQRLVPFGEYRPAWFVDWIERVTLSRGGDIQVIANTRNEHVIGDLNAVLAVCYEALYSDAFTSKLDSGNVALLLSDVEWTHTPWVKRFLLRLARVRAAEVGKAIVNSTNQGFTALIGPDGEVVSQVTTAKTQVLDVVVPLVQKQTFYTRYGHQWLLWLSAVVLLLLYTLNRYELINLFIAKSKRSLKAY